GGTATGAGGATTTCCGGCCGAAATCTCTAAGTGAGGTCAAGCATGGCGATAAGGCGACCGTGGTAGCCAAGGTCATCGGTATTCCGGTGCTCCAGCGCTTCGGGGGCAAATCCCGCATGAGCTGCAAGATGGTGGCGGAGCCGTGGATGTTCACCGCTACGTGGTTCAACCAGCATTATGCGCGTGAACAATTGACTGTCGGCCGTGAAGTGGTGCTGACGGGGAAGTGGGACCAGAAGCGCAATCAGATTACGGTGACCAACTATGAGTTCCCGGACCGCGGGGAAGGCAAGACAGGAACGCTGCAACCGGTATACTCAATCGGGGGCAAGATTACGCAGTCCTGGATTCGCCGAATTATTGGCCAGGCTCTGCAGCAGTATGGGGACCTGATTCCGGAGATTCTGCCGCAGAGCATTATGCGCAAATATGATTTCATGTCACGCAAGCGGGCCATTGCCACGATCCATCAGCCCGAGGATACGCGTGAGGGCCAGCAGGGAAGACGCCGGATGGTGTATGAGGAGCTGTTCCTGTTCCAGCTGAAGGTACAAGCCTTCCGCGTGCTGAACCGTGGCCGGATGGACGGTGTGGTTCATACCGTGGACAATGCAACAGTGAGGCAATTCGTGCGGAGCCTGCCCTTCGAGCTGACCGATGCCCAGAAGCATGTGGAGCTGGAGATTCTGCAGGATATGCGTTCAGGATATTGCATGAACCGATTGCTTCAAGGCGATGTGGGCTCCGGCAAAACCGTACTCGCAGCGATTGCGCTCTACGCGACTGTAAGATCCGGATTTCAGGGTGCGCTGATGGTGCCGACTGAAATCCTGGCAGAGCAGCATATGCGTTCGCTCACGAGGATGTTCGAGCCCTTCGGCATTACCGTGGGCCTGCTGACCGGGAGCGTAACCGGCCGGAAACGGAAGGATCTGCTCGCCTCCCTGCAGATGGGAGTGCTGGATGTGATTGTCGGAACCCATGCGCTGATCCAGGAGGATGTCTTCTTCCGCAGTCTGGGGCTTGTGGTTACGGATGAGCAGCACCGCTTCGGGGTGAACCAGCGCAGTGTCCTGC
This genomic interval from Paenibacillus sp. FSL H8-0332 contains the following:
- the recG gene encoding ATP-dependent DNA helicase RecG, giving the protein MVLTLDSIEVKQITGVSAQKQSELHAFAVFTVKDLLEYYPFRYEDFRPKSLSEVKHGDKATVVAKVIGIPVLQRFGGKSRMSCKMVAEPWMFTATWFNQHYAREQLTVGREVVLTGKWDQKRNQITVTNYEFPDRGEGKTGTLQPVYSIGGKITQSWIRRIIGQALQQYGDLIPEILPQSIMRKYDFMSRKRAIATIHQPEDTREGQQGRRRMVYEELFLFQLKVQAFRVLNRGRMDGVVHTVDNATVRQFVRSLPFELTDAQKHVELEILQDMRSGYCMNRLLQGDVGSGKTVLAAIALYATVRSGFQGALMVPTEILAEQHMRSLTRMFEPFGITVGLLTGSVTGRKRKDLLASLQMGVLDVIVGTHALIQEDVFFRSLGLVVTDEQHRFGVNQRSVLRRKGYNPDVLTMTATPIPRTLAITVFGDMDVSTLSERPKGRVPITTYWVKPDLMERVMNLISREIEQGRQAYLICPLIEESEKLDVQNAIDLHVQMSQAFPNYKVGLLHGRMTPSEKDEVMRSFYSNELQLLVSTTVVEVGVDVPNATLMIIMDADRFGLSQLHQLRGRVGRGEHASYCVLMADPKSEIGRERMTAMTDTDDGFEVSRRDLELRGPGDFFGTKQSGLPEFRLADMTADFETLELARDDAAELLREASFWTSADVAPLRGYLQQEQIFQGDLID